A region of Thermococcus argininiproducens DNA encodes the following proteins:
- a CDS encoding Lin0512 family protein: MSEWKRYVIEMGMGIDQHGQDPTKAAIKAVKDAISRVCAVGLVELFDLNPQNIRIESIIGVPYPERVEIEKVKAAIPLECKKDVNIIEGGLKGPGIALKEFGDKTDEILIAVAFITIYVRRGT; the protein is encoded by the coding sequence GTGAGTGAATGGAAAAGATACGTTATTGAGATGGGAATGGGGATAGATCAACATGGACAAGATCCAACAAAAGCTGCGATAAAAGCAGTAAAGGATGCAATAAGCAGGGTCTGTGCCGTTGGACTTGTAGAACTCTTTGATCTCAATCCCCAGAACATAAGGATAGAAAGCATTATCGGTGTTCCTTACCCTGAACGTGTGGAGATAGAGAAGGTGAAAGCTGCAATTCCTCTAGAATGCAAGAAGGATGTTAATATTATCGAAGGGGGCCTGAAAGGGCCAGGTATAGCTTTAAAAGAATTTGGAGATAAAACAGATGAGATTCTAATCGCTGTAGCATTTATAACGATCTACGTAAGGAGAGGAACCTGA
- a CDS encoding NAD(+)/NADH kinase: protein MRKITVGIIANPESGRDIRRLIAHASVFDNMEKVNIVKRLLLIMQELGVEKVLAMPETFGIVPAALHAVGERLSLEVELLPMKVFGDWRDTLKATELMRDKVNVIIVIGGDGTNRVVAKASGETPLMPISTGTNNVFPYMIEATIAGAAVSAIATGTVKAKEGTYKTKRIELYENEELRDIALIDAVATLHSFKGSKAVWKPEYLKEVVASVSSPHNIGLSSIPGMIMEITERDDLGIYVELGEGRSLKAPIAPGVFRSIKVKEVRTLELNEEIELKTSPSLLALDGERETEIKGKITAKITRNGPRVIDYKKTLKIAAERGFFSD, encoded by the coding sequence ATGAGAAAAATTACAGTTGGAATCATAGCAAACCCTGAATCTGGCAGGGATATAAGGCGTTTGATAGCCCATGCAAGTGTATTTGACAATATGGAAAAGGTCAACATAGTGAAAAGACTTCTGCTCATAATGCAAGAATTGGGTGTTGAGAAGGTTTTAGCAATGCCCGAAACATTTGGAATAGTACCAGCTGCATTGCATGCCGTAGGGGAGCGGCTCTCTCTAGAGGTGGAGTTGCTTCCAATGAAGGTTTTTGGAGACTGGAGAGACACCTTAAAAGCCACAGAGCTCATGAGAGATAAAGTGAACGTCATAATTGTAATTGGAGGAGATGGAACCAACAGAGTAGTAGCAAAGGCCTCTGGAGAGACTCCTTTAATGCCCATATCCACAGGGACAAATAACGTATTTCCGTACATGATAGAGGCCACAATAGCTGGAGCAGCTGTTTCGGCCATAGCGACTGGTACAGTCAAGGCCAAAGAAGGTACATACAAGACAAAAAGAATTGAGCTTTATGAAAATGAGGAGCTTAGAGACATAGCATTAATCGATGCTGTTGCAACGTTGCACTCTTTCAAAGGCTCCAAAGCTGTTTGGAAGCCAGAGTATTTAAAAGAAGTCGTGGCAAGTGTTTCCTCACCCCACAACATTGGACTAAGTTCAATCCCGGGAATGATAATGGAGATAACAGAAAGAGATGATTTGGGAATATATGTAGAGCTTGGTGAAGGGCGATCATTAAAAGCCCCTATAGCCCCAGGGGTATTTAGAAGCATAAAAGTCAAAGAAGTACGAACTCTGGAACTAAACGAAGAAATCGAGCTAAAAACATCTCCATCTCTTTTAGCCCTTGATGGAGAAAGGGAGACCGAGATAAAAGGAAAAATAACAGCAAAAATAACGAGAAACGGCCCTCGGGTTATAGATTACAAAAAGACCCTGAAGATAGCAGCAGAAAGAGGCTTCTTTAGTGATTAA
- a CDS encoding lipoate--protein ligase family protein, with protein sequence MPLRILITEFSDPYLNLAFEETLARVRAKDLIGDTLRIWRNEESVILGRFRKVEEDVNLKNLKRFKVPLIRRFTGGGTVYHDKGCLNYSLVIKRDVNYPLEYLYGVLLRGTLLALKKLGLRGYLKNTNDVVVNERKVSGTAASIRWGVLFLHGSLLINSDLLRLYSFLKIPKWHNFDPVKYRVANLSTFVKGIKMEDVVNALIWGYSRVLLEDLTFDDPLKEELKIAKILYEERYSKKEWNLNYPPRVNEREINEKIEKV encoded by the coding sequence ATGCCGTTGAGAATCTTGATTACTGAATTTTCAGATCCATACTTGAATTTAGCATTTGAAGAAACTCTTGCAAGGGTTAGGGCAAAGGATCTAATTGGAGATACACTGAGGATATGGCGAAATGAAGAATCCGTAATCCTTGGGCGTTTTAGGAAAGTTGAAGAGGACGTTAACTTAAAAAACCTCAAGAGGTTTAAGGTTCCTCTAATAAGGCGGTTTACGGGTGGAGGAACAGTTTATCATGACAAGGGCTGTTTAAACTATTCTTTGGTAATTAAGAGGGATGTAAACTATCCATTGGAGTACCTTTACGGTGTTCTTCTGCGCGGAACTTTACTTGCTCTAAAGAAGCTCGGTTTGAGGGGTTATTTGAAGAACACTAATGATGTTGTCGTAAATGAAAGAAAAGTTTCCGGAACTGCTGCAAGTATAAGATGGGGGGTTCTTTTTCTACATGGTTCTCTGTTAATAAATTCTGATTTGTTGAGACTTTATTCTTTCCTTAAGATTCCAAAATGGCACAATTTTGATCCAGTTAAATATAGGGTTGCCAATCTTTCCACTTTTGTGAAGGGAATTAAAATGGAAGATGTTGTAAATGCATTAATATGGGGCTATTCTAGGGTGTTACTGGAAGATCTCACCTTTGATGATCCATTAAAGGAAGAATTAAAGATAGCTAAGATCCTTTATGAGGAAAGGTATTCAAAGAAGGAATGGAATTTGAACTATCCTCCCCGGGTGAATGAAAGGGAGATTAACGAGAAAATAGAAAAAGTGTAG
- a CDS encoding lipoyl domain-containing protein, which yields MEVEVKVPRISQEDKTGVINQWYKHDGDHVEEGEEIAEIMIEKITETIRAPASGRLKILVPENEEIAQGQVIALIEV from the coding sequence ATGGAAGTAGAGGTGAAAGTTCCTCGGATTAGCCAGGAGGATAAAACGGGTGTGATAAATCAGTGGTATAAACATGATGGAGATCACGTTGAGGAAGGTGAAGAGATAGCAGAGATCATGATAGAGAAAATAACCGAAACAATAAGGGCACCAGCCAGTGGAAGACTTAAGATATTGGTTCCTGAGAACGAAGAGATCGCCCAAGGGCAAGTAATAGCCCTCATAGAGGTTTAG
- a CDS encoding alpha-ketoacid dehydrogenase subunit beta, with translation MPRKLPMYKAISEAIAQEMERDENVFVMGEDIGAYGGIFGATSGLLEKFGPERVKDTPISESAFIGAALGAASKGMRPIVELMFVDFFGVAMDQIYNHIAKAHYMSGGQVKMPVVIMTAMGGGYSDAAQHSQCLYGLFAHVPGLKIVIPSNSYDAKGLMISAIRDDNPVMYFFHKGLMGLGWMPSPPEAAVEVPEEPYTVPIGEAKIVREGDDVTIVAVAKMVYEALWAAEELEKEGISAEVIDLRTLVPLDRKAILDSVKKTGRLVVVDEDYRSYGMSGEVIATVVENGVSLEVPPVRIAYPDVPVPYSRVLERYVLPDKEKIINAVKTII, from the coding sequence ATGCCAAGAAAACTCCCCATGTATAAGGCCATATCTGAGGCTATAGCCCAAGAAATGGAGAGAGATGAAAACGTATTTGTCATGGGCGAGGATATTGGAGCATATGGGGGCATTTTTGGTGCAACAAGCGGTCTTCTTGAGAAGTTTGGACCTGAAAGAGTTAAAGATACGCCAATAAGTGAATCTGCCTTTATAGGAGCAGCCTTAGGAGCTGCATCCAAGGGAATGAGACCAATAGTTGAGTTGATGTTCGTTGACTTCTTTGGAGTTGCCATGGATCAGATTTACAACCATATAGCCAAAGCTCACTACATGTCTGGCGGTCAAGTGAAAATGCCAGTAGTAATAATGACTGCAATGGGTGGCGGATACAGTGATGCTGCACAGCATTCACAATGCCTTTACGGACTTTTTGCTCACGTGCCGGGCTTGAAAATAGTAATTCCCTCAAACTCTTACGATGCAAAAGGACTAATGATTTCTGCCATTAGGGATGACAATCCTGTAATGTATTTCTTCCACAAAGGACTTATGGGCCTTGGATGGATGCCCTCTCCACCAGAGGCGGCAGTTGAAGTTCCAGAGGAGCCCTATACGGTGCCTATTGGGGAAGCAAAGATAGTTAGAGAAGGAGATGACGTTACCATTGTGGCAGTTGCAAAGATGGTTTATGAGGCATTATGGGCTGCAGAAGAGCTTGAAAAGGAGGGTATAAGTGCTGAGGTAATCGATCTTAGGACGTTGGTTCCCTTAGACAGGAAAGCTATTTTGGATTCAGTAAAGAAGACCGGGCGCTTAGTTGTGGTAGACGAGGATTACAGGAGCTATGGAATGAGCGGGGAGGTTATTGCAACAGTTGTTGAAAATGGCGTATCTCTAGAAGTTCCTCCTGTGAGAATAGCTTATCCAGACGTCCCAGTTCCTTACAGCAGAGTTTTGGAGAGATATGTCCTTCCAGACAAGGAGAAGATAATCAATGCTGTGAAGACCATAATCTGA
- a CDS encoding thiamine pyrophosphate-dependent dehydrogenase E1 component subunit alpha, which produces MAKLEEIPKETLLEIYKRMHKIRTYEETLAEWYYKEKSPRFDISAGPIPGELHLSSGQESAAVGVCMHLKPEDALIGTHRAHHFAIAKGVDLKKMTAEIFGKATGLSGGKGGHMHLFDAKYNFSCSGIVGASFPQAVGVGIAAKLKGEDYVAVAVGGDGAANQGTFHEALNLAAIWKLPVIFVIEDNSWAISVPKEKSTAVSKNSERAAAYGIPGVSVDGMDVIAVYEVAKEAIERARRGEGPSLIEIKVYRLRGHFEGDPQHYRPKEDLELAKQKDPLLNFEKMLLEKGIVTEEELNKIKEENIKEVQEAIDFAVNSPYPEPEEALKGVFAGGE; this is translated from the coding sequence ATGGCGAAATTAGAGGAGATTCCTAAAGAAACCTTGCTGGAGATATACAAAAGAATGCACAAGATCAGAACTTACGAGGAAACGCTTGCAGAGTGGTATTATAAAGAGAAAAGCCCTCGATTTGACATTTCTGCAGGGCCGATACCAGGAGAACTCCATCTTTCTTCAGGCCAAGAGTCTGCCGCTGTGGGAGTCTGCATGCATCTAAAGCCAGAAGACGCACTTATAGGGACCCATAGGGCCCACCACTTTGCGATAGCTAAAGGAGTGGACCTAAAGAAGATGACAGCTGAGATTTTTGGAAAAGCTACTGGTCTATCAGGTGGCAAAGGAGGCCATATGCATCTCTTTGATGCGAAATACAACTTTAGCTGTAGTGGGATTGTTGGGGCAAGCTTTCCACAGGCGGTCGGTGTAGGAATAGCCGCAAAGCTGAAAGGCGAGGATTACGTTGCGGTTGCGGTAGGTGGAGATGGAGCTGCTAACCAAGGAACTTTTCATGAGGCCCTTAACCTAGCGGCAATCTGGAAACTTCCTGTGATCTTTGTAATAGAGGACAACAGCTGGGCAATATCAGTTCCAAAAGAAAAGTCCACAGCAGTTTCAAAGAACAGTGAAAGAGCAGCGGCCTATGGAATTCCAGGAGTTAGTGTAGATGGAATGGATGTTATAGCGGTGTATGAGGTAGCTAAAGAGGCCATTGAAAGAGCCAGAAGAGGAGAAGGGCCAAGTCTAATTGAGATAAAAGTCTATAGACTGAGGGGCCACTTTGAAGGAGATCCTCAGCACTACAGGCCCAAAGAAGATTTAGAGCTGGCTAAGCAAAAAGACCCTCTTTTGAACTTTGAGAAAATGCTTTTGGAGAAAGGTATTGTCACAGAGGAGGAACTCAACAAGATCAAAGAAGAGAATATTAAGGAAGTTCAAGAGGCTATTGATTTTGCTGTAAACAGCCCATATCCCGAACCAGAAGAAGCTTTAAAGGGCGTTTTTGCGGGAGGTGAGTGA
- a CDS encoding SPL family radical SAM protein, whose amino-acid sequence MKVIKTRAKNIYTKSRIPGVEYAINQYVGCQFACKYCYAKFICKWKPYGEWGTWVEAKINAPELARKRVYGEVMMSSISDPYQPLEKELKLTRKTLEAMNKRNKLSILTKSPLAIRDIDLFKLFNEIEVGLTVNSFEGREKHFIEPLTPSQKLRIDALKKLKDEGIKNYAFVSPIIPKLTDIEAIVRETRGFVDYYFFEVLNLGAAGREFREMLKNAFPESYRVMVNDEKFWRFVKELMEIIKGLNIKTEGIEIHKGGWEFIEVK is encoded by the coding sequence ATGAAAGTTATCAAAACAAGAGCAAAGAACATCTATACCAAAAGTAGAATTCCTGGAGTAGAGTATGCTATAAATCAATACGTTGGCTGTCAATTTGCTTGTAAATACTGTTATGCCAAGTTCATCTGCAAATGGAAACCTTATGGGGAGTGGGGCACTTGGGTGGAGGCAAAGATTAACGCACCAGAACTTGCAAGAAAGAGAGTTTATGGGGAGGTAATGATGTCAAGTATAAGTGACCCGTATCAACCATTAGAAAAAGAGCTAAAGCTCACACGAAAAACGCTTGAGGCAATGAATAAGAGAAATAAGCTCAGCATTCTCACGAAATCTCCCCTTGCTATAAGGGATATCGATCTCTTTAAGCTTTTTAATGAAATTGAAGTTGGATTAACAGTAAATAGCTTTGAAGGAAGGGAAAAACATTTCATAGAACCACTTACGCCTTCACAGAAGCTTAGAATTGATGCCCTTAAGAAGCTTAAAGATGAGGGGATTAAGAATTATGCCTTTGTGAGTCCAATAATCCCCAAACTTACAGATATAGAAGCCATAGTTAGGGAAACAAGAGGTTTTGTGGATTATTACTTCTTTGAAGTCCTTAATCTTGGCGCCGCTGGAAGAGAATTTAGAGAGATGTTAAAGAACGCTTTCCCTGAAAGTTACAGGGTCATGGTTAATGACGAAAAATTCTGGAGATTTGTGAAAGAGCTTATGGAAATTATAAAGGGGCTAAACATAAAAACAGAGGGTATCGAAATCCATAAGGGAGGATGGGAATTTATAGAGGTGAAATAA
- a CDS encoding heparan-alpha-glucosaminide N-acetyltransferase codes for MFGSEIYSKRFWEVDFARGIALVMMLVSNFVTDLQFFLGYSEHRIFWKFFAYATAVLFVSISGLSLWISYARGRKSYKKYLLRFGKLFGLGALITITTYILLNRGTIYFGILHFLGIASLLVIPFYRLGWKNLLIAPIFILGKEITQSITTTTLLLLPLGIMPQNFFTLDYFPIFPWFGVFLIGTGIGALFYPSGYRKTEIKTPDNPLIDFICFIGRNTLKIYILHQPVFVGLLFLLYGGLPNLGV; via the coding sequence ATGTTCGGAAGTGAAATCTACTCAAAACGGTTTTGGGAAGTTGACTTTGCTAGAGGTATAGCATTAGTGATGATGCTTGTATCGAATTTTGTTACCGATTTGCAGTTCTTTCTTGGTTATTCAGAACATAGGATTTTCTGGAAATTTTTCGCATATGCAACTGCAGTTCTATTTGTGTCAATCTCCGGTCTCTCCTTGTGGATAAGCTATGCGAGAGGACGAAAAAGCTATAAAAAGTACTTACTAAGATTCGGAAAGCTCTTTGGCCTTGGGGCCTTGATAACCATTACTACGTATATTCTTTTAAATAGAGGAACAATATACTTTGGTATTCTTCATTTCCTTGGGATTGCGAGTTTGCTAGTAATTCCATTCTACCGCTTAGGGTGGAAAAACCTTCTCATAGCACCGATATTTATACTGGGAAAAGAAATCACCCAGAGTATAACCACAACAACACTATTATTGCTACCCCTGGGGATAATGCCCCAAAACTTTTTTACTCTCGATTACTTCCCAATCTTCCCCTGGTTTGGTGTTTTTTTGATTGGCACTGGGATAGGGGCCTTGTTCTATCCAAGTGGATATAGAAAAACTGAGATAAAGACGCCAGATAATCCCCTTATAGACTTCATATGCTTCATCGGAAGGAACACCCTAAAGATTTACATTCTTCACCAGCCAGTGTTCGTGGGATTGCTATTCCTACTTTACGGAGGGCTACCAAACTTAGGGGTGTGA
- a CDS encoding NfeD family protein produces the protein MKTYIKNTLKILSILADEIVVGIFLFLILPRAGIKVPLKPALAVIGFLIFKDVIAVKFLWEIFEKRIEVGPEALVGKEAVVIEELNPKGIVKVGNELWMAECINGMARKNERVKIVKVKGTKLLVEPQE, from the coding sequence GTGAAAACCTACATTAAAAACACTTTGAAAATACTCAGTATACTTGCAGATGAGATAGTTGTGGGAATTTTTCTATTTCTAATTCTACCTAGAGCTGGAATTAAAGTGCCCTTAAAACCGGCACTGGCTGTAATAGGATTTCTCATTTTTAAAGATGTCATCGCTGTCAAGTTTCTATGGGAGATTTTTGAGAAGAGGATTGAGGTCGGCCCTGAAGCCCTAGTTGGCAAAGAGGCTGTGGTTATAGAAGAGCTAAACCCGAAGGGTATAGTAAAAGTAGGAAATGAGCTGTGGATGGCAGAGTGCATAAATGGAATGGCAAGGAAAAACGAGAGGGTGAAAATAGTCAAAGTAAAAGGCACTAAGCTTCTCGTGGAACCCCAAGAGTAG
- the thrC gene encoding threonine synthase, protein MFETMLKCTKCDREYSLASGVYKCKECGAPLDVQYDYEGIRELIEDNDAWFREAPRLWKYWMFYPVSNLRKIVSLNEGGTRLYRVKNLEKKLDFGRLYIKNEGENPTGAFKDRGSSVEITKALEFHARKVVVASTGNMAASISAYGSKAGLEVTIVVPEGTPVGKLVQAVVYGAKIKIHGSTYDEALAESERMAREEEYYLTGNYHYRVEGQKSTAFEIFDQLRFDPPDWIVVPIGAGTHLRAIWKAAKEFYKVGLIERLPKIAGVQVEGYDAIVRAWKEKMPIKPRKEKRPTVASAIAVKAPVDGENVLRAIEESRGHLGIVTNEEAMNAGLLLGKEGLFVEPSSSTALALARQMREEGIIDKDERVVVVATGHGLKDTKTWESFIKF, encoded by the coding sequence ATGTTTGAAACTATGTTAAAATGCACAAAATGTGATAGGGAATATTCTCTGGCAAGTGGTGTCTATAAATGTAAGGAGTGTGGAGCTCCACTTGATGTTCAATACGATTATGAAGGAATAAGGGAGCTTATAGAGGATAACGATGCATGGTTTAGGGAAGCTCCAAGGTTATGGAAATATTGGATGTTCTACCCAGTTTCAAATCTAAGAAAGATCGTTAGCTTAAATGAGGGGGGCACACGGCTTTACAGGGTAAAAAACCTTGAGAAAAAACTTGATTTTGGAAGGCTTTACATAAAGAACGAAGGAGAGAACCCAACGGGTGCCTTTAAGGACAGGGGTTCAAGCGTTGAAATAACAAAGGCTTTGGAATTTCATGCAAGAAAAGTTGTGGTTGCTTCCACAGGCAACATGGCTGCTAGTATCTCTGCTTATGGTTCTAAAGCGGGACTTGAGGTGACGATAGTAGTTCCAGAAGGAACCCCAGTAGGTAAATTAGTTCAGGCTGTGGTTTATGGGGCAAAAATAAAGATTCATGGAAGCACATATGATGAGGCACTAGCCGAAAGTGAAAGGATGGCCCGGGAAGAAGAGTATTACTTAACGGGCAATTATCATTACAGGGTTGAGGGTCAAAAGAGTACGGCATTTGAAATCTTTGATCAACTTCGTTTTGACCCTCCCGATTGGATTGTCGTTCCAATTGGGGCGGGAACTCACCTAAGGGCTATCTGGAAAGCTGCAAAGGAGTTCTACAAAGTGGGTCTTATTGAAAGGTTGCCAAAGATTGCTGGAGTTCAAGTGGAAGGCTACGATGCCATAGTAAGGGCCTGGAAAGAGAAAATGCCTATTAAGCCAAGGAAGGAAAAGAGGCCTACAGTAGCATCGGCAATAGCTGTTAAAGCACCTGTAGATGGAGAAAATGTTCTAAGGGCTATAGAGGAGAGTAGAGGACACCTAGGTATCGTAACAAATGAAGAAGCTATGAATGCTGGTTTATTGCTTGGAAAGGAAGGTCTTTTTGTTGAGCCATCCTCTTCAACTGCCCTTGCTCTTGCAAGGCAGATGAGGGAAGAAGGAATAATCGATAAAGACGAAAGAGTTGTTGTAGTAGCTACCGGACACGGTCTTAAGGACACTAAGACATGGGAAAGTTTTATTAAATTTTAA
- a CDS encoding TRM11 family SAM-dependent methyltransferase, with protein MYAIIYGKNPRLSEAEFLAFTKRFGLKIKIIESSKHWMVFDGDKSVERLFHKLGGSLKLVKIVGEEEEAIRGLEYTKHFTVSIYGKDDWKLWRKLGSGIKKHFKSQGSSKFFKPAKVYAMPSELVLKGFPEVKDFVFIFGRNLYVGETIAVADPFELKKLDVERPVQRAILSIPPRLARIMVNLTEIRQGNFLDPFCGIGTIVQEFLLQGLNAYGSDSNPKAINGAKENLKWLKKEFRVRKSAHLEVCDARKLKRCFRVKFDAIVTEPYMGKPLKYHPTKGEAIKLANELDRFYYTVFDRFRDVLKRHGRVVFVFPAYKLNDGRIYRKERKWLEKLGFEVMARYTDFEERHRVVRDIHVLRYNK; from the coding sequence ATGTATGCGATCATCTATGGGAAAAACCCGAGGCTTAGCGAAGCCGAATTCTTGGCGTTTACAAAGAGATTTGGATTAAAGATTAAAATCATTGAGAGTTCTAAACATTGGATGGTTTTTGATGGTGATAAAAGCGTAGAACGGCTTTTTCATAAACTTGGAGGCTCTTTAAAGCTTGTGAAGATTGTTGGAGAGGAGGAAGAAGCGATACGGGGTCTGGAATATACCAAGCATTTTACCGTGAGCATTTACGGAAAAGATGATTGGAAGCTTTGGAGAAAGCTTGGGAGTGGGATAAAGAAACATTTTAAATCTCAAGGTTCTTCCAAGTTCTTTAAACCTGCTAAGGTCTATGCAATGCCCTCAGAACTTGTTTTAAAAGGTTTTCCAGAAGTTAAGGACTTTGTCTTTATCTTTGGGAGAAATCTCTATGTGGGAGAGACAATTGCTGTAGCAGATCCCTTTGAGCTTAAAAAGCTCGATGTTGAAAGGCCTGTGCAGAGGGCGATTCTTTCAATACCCCCACGTTTGGCTAGAATAATGGTAAATCTAACCGAAATTAGACAAGGTAACTTTCTTGATCCATTTTGTGGTATAGGCACAATAGTGCAGGAGTTCTTGCTTCAAGGTCTTAATGCTTATGGGAGTGATTCCAATCCCAAAGCTATCAATGGGGCCAAAGAGAACTTAAAGTGGTTGAAAAAGGAATTTAGGGTTAGAAAGAGCGCCCATCTCGAAGTTTGTGATGCAAGAAAACTCAAACGTTGCTTCAGAGTCAAATTTGATGCAATAGTTACAGAGCCTTATATGGGCAAGCCTTTGAAATATCACCCTACTAAAGGAGAAGCAATAAAACTTGCAAATGAGCTTGATAGATTCTATTACACTGTTTTTGATAGGTTTAGGGATGTTTTGAAGAGGCATGGAAGGGTTGTTTTTGTCTTTCCAGCCTATAAGCTCAATGATGGCAGGATTTATAGAAAAGAGAGAAAATGGCTTGAAAAGCTTGGTTTTGAAGTCATGGCAAGATACACAGACTTTGAAGAGAGACATCGGGTGGTTAGGGATATCCATGTGCTGAGGTATAATAAATAA
- a CDS encoding class I SAM-dependent methyltransferase, whose translation MSLEELYRYLRWRMDPEDERAVMRFWRIVKAFEVLKEKNLLPANPRVLDICAGTGIAGVAMAKAMNAKALTVLDAREEDLKKVEKWVEIADLDLKPEVIVGDAREVSKLVGEHDIALLWGLTMPHFDAFDAVKLFTNVALTLSENGVFLLEETDRVYGIFYQVGYKDMLIETKTEEYALISVHEGYDPIRGVFKRTYYKLPGFEKVTEQEHRLWDIASQLALGSIFFREHRLISKMEHGITGVSNIIYLKAPRKKIATELEEG comes from the coding sequence ATGAGCCTTGAAGAGCTCTATCGCTACCTCCGATGGAGGATGGACCCAGAGGATGAAAGGGCAGTAATGAGGTTTTGGAGAATAGTTAAAGCTTTTGAAGTTTTGAAAGAGAAGAATTTACTCCCCGCCAATCCAAGAGTCTTAGACATCTGTGCTGGCACAGGAATAGCGGGAGTCGCCATGGCAAAAGCAATGAACGCAAAAGCCCTGACTGTTCTTGATGCAAGAGAAGAAGACCTCAAAAAAGTCGAAAAATGGGTTGAAATAGCAGATTTAGACTTAAAACCTGAAGTCATCGTTGGAGATGCAAGAGAGGTCTCAAAACTCGTTGGTGAGCATGACATAGCCCTTCTCTGGGGCCTAACAATGCCTCATTTTGATGCCTTTGATGCCGTAAAATTGTTCACAAATGTCGCCTTGACGTTAAGTGAGAATGGAGTCTTTCTTCTCGAGGAAACTGACAGAGTTTATGGGATATTCTATCAAGTTGGGTATAAAGATATGCTAATTGAAACCAAAACGGAAGAATATGCCCTTATATCAGTTCACGAAGGTTACGATCCAATTAGAGGTGTTTTCAAAAGAACTTACTACAAGCTTCCCGGGTTTGAAAAAGTAACAGAACAAGAACATAGACTCTGGGACATTGCCTCTCAACTTGCACTTGGAAGCATCTTCTTTAGAGAACACCGTCTTATTTCCAAAATGGAACATGGTATAACAGGAGTCTCTAACATAATATACTTAAAAGCCCCCAGAAAGAAAATAGCAACGGAGCTGGAGGAAGGTTAA
- a CDS encoding secondary thiamine-phosphate synthase enzyme YjbQ, giving the protein MLFEIEIPTRKEFELIDITSMINEKVKEAKVKEGIAVIFTRHTTTALFINENESGLVADVKEFFEKLVPKGEGYHHDRIDNNAHSHLRSIILNPSIAIPIKDGRLLLGTWQSVIFAELDGPRRRKIFVKICKC; this is encoded by the coding sequence ATGCTTTTCGAGATAGAAATTCCAACAAGGAAAGAGTTTGAACTTATTGATATAACCTCCATGATAAATGAAAAAGTAAAGGAAGCAAAGGTTAAGGAAGGAATTGCAGTTATTTTTACTAGACATACGACCACGGCACTCTTCATTAACGAAAACGAAAGTGGCTTAGTTGCTGATGTTAAAGAGTTTTTTGAAAAGCTAGTTCCAAAGGGAGAAGGTTATCACCATGATAGAATAGACAATAACGCCCATTCTCACCTGAGGAGCATAATCTTAAACCCGAGCATTGCAATCCCCATAAAGGACGGAAGACTTTTGCTAGGAACATGGCAGAGTGTTATCTTTGCAGAGTTGGATGGTCCACGAAGAAGGAAGATCTTTGTGAAGATCTGTAAGTGCTAA